The Acinetobacter calcoaceticus sequence GCCTGGTGGCACTAAACGCTGCTGTTCATCAAGGACATAAAGCTGGGTGTTCGCCAGTGGTTCGCCTAAAGCGATATATTTTGCATCAGTGATACGGGCCGCACTCGACCAAACAGTGGTCTCAGTCGGGCCATAGACATTCCAGAGACAGCCGACTTTGCCTAGCAGTTTTTCTGCCAGTATAGAATCTAGCGCTTCGCCTCCACAGAGTGCGGTCAACTCTAGATTGCCACTCCACTCGCTGTCTAAGAGCATTTTCCAAGAAGCCGGTGTTGCCTGCAAAACATTGATAGACTTAACATTTAGATAATCCACCAATTGATTACCATCTTGTGATACCTCTCGTGGGCAAACATGCACCACACCGCCGTACATCAGCGGAATCAACAGCTCGAGAATCGAGATATCAAACGCATAAGTGGTGATTGCTAACAGCTGAGTCTCAGTCGTTACTTGCAATCTATCATTCATGGATAGTAAGAAATTGATGATTGAAGGATGCCCAATACATACACCTTTTGGCTTACCTGTCGAGCCTGAGGTGTACATCACATAAGCGGTCTCACCAAAGGCAAGCGTCTCGCGTACTTGCTCAAGGGGCACAACACCAGCTTGATTGATATCTAAGCGCGGTACAGAAACTGTGAGAGCATCCATCAACTCGGTTTGAGACAAGATGACTTTAGGTTCAGCATCTTCGATGATGTTATGTAAACGTTCACTTGGGAAATTAGGATCTAGTGGTACATAGGCTGCCCCTGCCGCCCAGATCCCGAGGATTGCTGCTGGCAATAACGCCGTGCGGTCTAACATTAGACCTACACGATCGCCACGAGTAACGCCATGTACACGCAAATGTTCAGCGATACCAGCGATATGTTGACCTAACTCACGATAGCTAACCGTATGATCCTTTGAGGTTAGAGCATGATGATCACCACGCTCATCGATCTGCTTTAGAATCATTCCTAATAGATCATGTTGAGGATAATCAGTAGCCTGCCCACGTAGGGCATCGAACTGGGTACCATCCTTATAATCAGGTGCGATATCTAACTCAACGATCTTACGCTCAGGATGAGACACCATCTCTGATAATACGGCTTGTAGCAGTTGCACCATATTGTCGGCAGACTGTGCAGAAAATAGCTCAGAGTTGTATTTCAGCACGCCAATCAGTTCGCCTTGATATTCACCGCCCATTTCCAGCGTAAGATCTAATTGACCTTCTTGCTGGCGAACCGGAAAACTTCCTAACGTCAGGTCTTGACCTACCAAGGTCGCTGGGGTCTGGATTGGTAAGAGAAGTTCTTTAAACTCATCCATGCCGCCTAGACGTTCCCAGAACATTCCCACCTGAGCCAATGGATTAATACTGCCATCACGCTTTGGTGAAACCGCCTCAACCACTCTGGAAAAGGCAACTTTTTGATGCTTGAGGCTCTGTCTTAATTGTTCCTGCACCTGCTGTGTGAACTGTCGTAAAGTCTGATCAGCATCGATGTCCATGTGAATAGCAATCGTATTGACAAACTGCCCCAGTGCATTGCGCAAAGAGCGTTCAAGTCGACCAGCTACCGGTGTGGCAATGACTAGATTATTTTCATGAGATAGTTTGTGTAGCAGAATATAGAAACCCGATAGTACAAGTCCGAATAGCGTGATCTCATAATCTTTCGCCAAGCTCACAAGACCAGATGACACTGACTCAGGCACACGGAAAACCAGTGAGCTGCCTTTATGTTGCTGCACAGCTGGACGTGGATAATCAAGCGGAATGCTATGCACGTGTGGTGCATGCTGTAACGCATTTTTCCAGAAAATTAGACTCTCATCAGCATCATCGGTCGCTGTGCTCTGCTGATTATCTGCATACTGTGCGAACTCGATTCCGTTCACCATATCCGACTCTGTAACAAGTCCAAAACGTTGGCAGACATCACGCAACAAGAGACCGATCGACCAGAAATCCATTAGGGCATGATGAATCACAACCGCAATCACATAGTGATTCTGACCGCGCTCATAGCAATGAATACGCCACAGCGGTGGCTGGGTCAGGTCAAAGGGCTGCTTCGTATCCTGCTCGACTAATTGTGTCAAATCAGACGCATCGAGATGGCGAGCATCAGACACGATAATATTAGGATAGATACGATCCCAGATAAGTTGCTCAATACCCTGATCATTGGCAGGCATACTTACACGCAGCAGCGGATAATCATGCATTACCGCCTCTAGAATCTCCATCGGCTTGTTGCCTAATGGTTGGTTAACCTTCACATCAAAGGCCACCACCATATTGTAGGCACTGCACGTCGACTCAAGCCGCTGGATATACCAGATGCCGAGCTGTTCTGCAGAAATCGCATGGCGCGATAGAATTGCAGGTTCCAGTCGTACAAGGTTGTTCACGAAGCAACTCCCTGCTCCAACTGAGAAACGATATATTCAGCCAACGCATTAATGGTCGGGTAATCCCATAGTAGTGTCGGCTCAAGCTCCAGTTGTGTCAGATCCTCGAGATCTCCAGACACTGACAAAGCGACAATCGAATCGAGACCGTAACTGGTAAATTTTTTCTGTGGATCAAGAGTTTGGGGCTCGACACGCATTTCTTTGGCTACTAGCGTGCGAATGATTTCGCTCCAGTAAGCTTTATCTTTATTCATGGGGTAATATCCTCTTTAACCGGTTTGGCATCACGCGGTGCCAGTGCAAAATCGATAACAGATAACATATGGTTGTTTGAAATTCGGTCTAGCAGATCTGCCAATGTGCTTTCACGTAGTGATGTCATTGGAGGGGACGTCTGCCCTTCAGCAGCATTTAGGAAAATGATCAGCCATGCACCATCCTGCAAAGCAGGTCTTAGGCCACGACGGTTAAAGACCCAGAAACCCAGCACAGCAATGCGAGCAAACAGCTCGGCATAGTCGCGGGCTAAGCTGAAACGTAATGTTTCGAACTCTTTAGCCGCTTCTGAACTTGAGAAATAATCTTGAATTTTTTGATCTAGCGTGCGCTGCTCGATAAGAAGCTGATCAGCACGCTCACGTAGCGTGGACAGGGTCTCAGCAGCCAGCCCCACTGTAACGTCAGCATCGTTGAGCATCTCGATGATCGTTCCCAGTGACTCCATCACCAAGTCACCATCTCGGTTGAAAATCTCAAGCTCGCGGAAATCAATAGCGTCGTTTTCCATCTGCAAGTCATACAACTGGCGATAACGTGCTTTAG is a genomic window containing:
- a CDS encoding non-ribosomal peptide synthetase, whose amino-acid sequence is MNNLVRLEPAILSRHAISAEQLGIWYIQRLESTCSAYNMVVAFDVKVNQPLGNKPMEILEAVMHDYPLLRVSMPANDQGIEQLIWDRIYPNIIVSDARHLDASDLTQLVEQDTKQPFDLTQPPLWRIHCYERGQNHYVIAVVIHHALMDFWSIGLLLRDVCQRFGLVTESDMVNGIEFAQYADNQQSTATDDADESLIFWKNALQHAPHVHSIPLDYPRPAVQQHKGSSLVFRVPESVSSGLVSLAKDYEITLFGLVLSGFYILLHKLSHENNLVIATPVAGRLERSLRNALGQFVNTIAIHMDIDADQTLRQFTQQVQEQLRQSLKHQKVAFSRVVEAVSPKRDGSINPLAQVGMFWERLGGMDEFKELLLPIQTPATLVGQDLTLGSFPVRQQEGQLDLTLEMGGEYQGELIGVLKYNSELFSAQSADNMVQLLQAVLSEMVSHPERKIVELDIAPDYKDGTQFDALRGQATDYPQHDLLGMILKQIDERGDHHALTSKDHTVSYRELGQHIAGIAEHLRVHGVTRGDRVGLMLDRTALLPAAILGIWAAGAAYVPLDPNFPSERLHNIIEDAEPKVILSQTELMDALTVSVPRLDINQAGVVPLEQVRETLAFGETAYVMYTSGSTGKPKGVCIGHPSIINFLLSMNDRLQVTTETQLLAITTYAFDISILELLIPLMYGGVVHVCPREVSQDGNQLVDYLNVKSINVLQATPASWKMLLDSEWSGNLELTALCGGEALDSILAEKLLGKVGCLWNVYGPTETTVWSSAARITDAKYIALGEPLANTQLYVLDEQQRLVPPGVMGELWIGGDGLAVDYWHRPELTDAQFRTLPSLPNAGRLYRTGDKVCLHTDGHLTHHGRLDFQVKIRGFRIELGEIENVLKQIDGITDAVVLVKTTTSNDQKLVAYVTGHEIDIANLKKTMQIHLPAYMVPNTFITLDQFPMTANNKLDRKAFPEPVFEQSNDYVAPRDPIEIELCTTFEQILSVKRVGIYDDFFELGGHSLLAVKLINHLKKVFSTDLPVALLAQYSTVERLAEIIRDNKEVKPSIVIELRRGTYEQPLWLFHPIGGSTFCYMELSRHLNPNRTLRAIQSPGLIEADAAEVAIEDMATLYIAEMQKTQPEGPYFLGGWCFGGAIAYEISHQLRLMGQQVTGIVMIDTRAPIAENMPDDADDAMLLSWFARDLAAPYGKKLMIPAQYLRELSPDHMFDHVLKEAKAINVLPLDADPSDFRLYFDTYLANGIALQTYFPEPEDFPILLVKAKDELEDFGESLGWDQLVKDTFTQVDLPGDHSSIMYAENVVAVAQTIDQMYPIPA
- a CDS encoding acyl carrier protein produces the protein MNKDKAYWSEIIRTLVAKEMRVEPQTLDPQKKFTSYGLDSIVALSVSGDLEDLTQLELEPTLLWDYPTINALAEYIVSQLEQGVAS